A stretch of Megalobrama amblycephala isolate DHTTF-2021 linkage group LG14, ASM1881202v1, whole genome shotgun sequence DNA encodes these proteins:
- the LOC125245183 gene encoding oocyte zinc finger protein XlCOF6-like isoform X2, giving the protein MDSEDLRIEEVFSLKHEDTEEQTKMAFIKEESEDMKIEETFRVKHEETEEQTDLMGLKEDEELKEIEEKGQYKRHDFMDVEKSTQTETKNQKTESNSDLACSHCGRSFTQKHKLEIHMRTHTGENRFTCQQCEMIFTAKASLNYHMMIHTGEKPFTCQQCGKSCISKGNLQSHMRVHSDEKPFSCDQCGKSFRSKVTLNYHTMIHTGEKPFPCDQCGKSFRSNVTLNSHTTRKHSDLMALKGENQELTDCVLTDVEKSVQTEMSSLNKAQETKSKSNFTCSHCGKSFNEKHNLKCHMKVHTRHFTCQQCGERFVHKGSLNSHMTVHTGEKLFTCERCGKSFKNRKSLNSHMQREHPGENGVNTLNPFTCKHCEKIFTCKAQLDSHMRLHTGEKPFTCDQCGTSFSLKATLKTHMSIHTGEKPFKCDQCGKSFRLKPILDSHMKSHGVKSTYTCKECGKSFSYKQTFDAHIRVHTGESPYVCKQCGKICSSKGNLMAHMRSHTGEKPFMCLECGKCFTCKPTLAFHMKLHSRENSFNCHQCGMTFPDKRRLSWHLKRHLKINTRKKSFKCHDCGKSFRYKGNLKTHMRVHTGEKPFTCTQCGKSFSQKVTLDGHMRVHTGEKPFTCLKCKKRFAYKCDLKRHLQKGCGKTLSCSESGKTIRKRSNIKNVRHIQSEERPFSCDQCNKKIILPSHLQIHKKSQADVRPHLCSLCGKRFKWLGGLKWHQKIRICVKVRLRSCRS; this is encoded by the exons ATGGACAGTGAAGACCTGAGGATTGAAGAAGTGTTCAGTttgaaacatgaagatactgaggaacagacaaagatggcgtttattaaagaggagagtgaagacatgaagattgaagaaacattcagagtgaaacatgaagaaactgaggaacaaacag aCCTGATGGGACTGAAAGAGGATGAAGAACTGAAAGAAATAGAAGAAAAAGGTCAATATAAGAGACATGATTTCATGGATGTAGAAAAATCCAcacaaactgaaacaaaaaaTCAGAAAACCGAATCTAACAGTGACTTGGCCTGCTCACATTGTGGAAGGAGTTTCACCCAAAAACATAAACTTGAAAtccacatgagaactcacactggagagaaccGTTTCACATGCCAACAGTGTGAGATGATTTTCACTGCAAAAGCAAGCCTTAATTACCACATgatgattcacactggagagaagccgttcacatgtcaacagtgtggaaaaagttgcATTTCAAAAGGAAATCTTCAAtcccacatgagagttcacagtGACGAGAAGCCGTTctcatgtgatcagtgtggaaagagtttccgAAGTAAAGTAACCCTTAATTACCACACgatgattcacactggagagaagccattcccatgtgatcagtgtggaaagagtttccgAAGTAATGTAACCCTTAATTCCCACACAACGAGAAAACACTCAG accTGATGGCTCTGAAAGGGGAGAATCAAGAACTAACAGACTGTGTATTAACTGATGTAGAGAAATCCGTTCAGACTGAAATGTCTTCACTAAATAAAGCACAGGAGACCAAATCTAAAAGTAACTTTACCTGCTCTcattgtggaaagagtttcaatgaAAAACATAACCTTAAATGCCACATGAAAGTTCACACCAGACATTTCacatgccaacagtgtggaGAGAGATTCGTTCACAAAGGAAGCCTTAATTCCCACATGacagttcacactggagagaagctgttcacatgtgaacggtgtggaaagagtttcaaaaaTAGAAAATCCCTTAATTCCCACATGCAGAGAGAACACCCAGGAGAGAATGGAGTAAACACTCTGAACCCTTTCACCTGCAAACACTGTGAGAAGATCTTCACATGTAAAGCACAACTTGATTCCCACATGAGAc ttcacactggagagaagcctttcacatgtgatcagtgtgggactAGCTTCTCGCTCAAAGCAACTCTTAAGACTCACATGAGCATTCACACTGGGGAGAAGCCATTcaaatgtgatcagtgtggaaagagtttcagactTAAGCCAATTCTTGATTCGCACATGAAAAGTCACGGTGTTAAGAGTACTTACACCTGCAAagagtgtgggaagagcttctcatataaacaaacatttgatgCCCACATAAGAGTTCACACTGGTGAGAGCCCTTATGTCTGCAAACAGTGTGGGAAGATTTGCTCAAGCAAAGGAAATCTTATGGCTCACATGAGAAGtcacacaggagagaagccattcatgTGTCTTGAGTGTGGAAAATGTTTTACATGTAAACCAACCCTTGCTTTCCACATGAAGCTTCACTCTAGAGAGAACTCTTTTAATTGTCATCAGTGTGGAATGACTTTCCCAGACAAGAGACGTCTTAGCTGGCATTTAAAAAGGCACTTAAAAATTAACACGCGAAAGAAGTCTTTCAAGTGCCATgactgtggaaagagtttcagatatAAAGGAAACCTCAAGactcacatgagagttcacactggagagaaacctttcacctgcactcaatgtgggaagagtttcagtcaGAAAGTAACACTTGACggtcacatgagagttcacactggagagaaacctttcacaTGTCTTAAGTGTAAGAAGAGGTTCGCATATAAGTGTGACCTGAAACGTCATTTGCAAAAAGGTTGTGGAAAGACGCTGTCGTGCTCTGAGAGTGGAAAGACGATTAGAAAAAGGAGCAATATCAAAAATGTTCGACACATTCAATCTGAAGAAAGGCCATTTAGTTGTGATCagtgtaataaaaaaattattttgccaTCACACTTACAGATACACAAGAAAAGTCAGGCAGATGTGAGACCACATTTGTGTTCATTGTGTGGAAAGAGATTTAAATGGCTCGGCGGTTTAAAATGGCACCAGAAAATTCGTATCTGTGTGAAAGTAAGGCTGCGGTCATGCCGCAGCTGA
- the LOC125245183 gene encoding oocyte zinc finger protein XlCOF6-like isoform X1 — translation MDSEDLRIEEVFSLKHEDTEEQTKMAFIKEESEDMKIEETFRVKHEETEEQTDLMGLKEDEELKEIEEKGQYKRHDFMDVEKSTQTETKNQKTESNSDLACSHCGRSFTQKHKLEIHMRTHTGENRFTCQQCEMIFTAKASLNYHMMIHTGEKPFTCQQCGKSCISKGNLQSHMRVHSDEKPFSCDQCGKSFRSKVTLNYHTMIHTGEKPFPCDQCGKSFRSNVTLNSHTTRKHSDLMALKGENQELTDCVLTDVEKSVQTEMSSLNKAQETKSKSNFTCSHCGKSFNEKHNLKCHMKVHTRHFTCQQCGERFVHKGSLNSHMTVHTGEKLFTCERCGKSFKNRKSLNSHMQREHPGENGVNTLNPFTCKHCEKIFTCKAQLDSHMRRHTGEKPFSCDQCGKGFIHRGNLNTHMRVHTGEKPFTCDQCGTSFSLKATLKTHMSIHTGEKPFKCDQCGKSFRLKPILDSHMKSHGVKSTYTCKECGKSFSYKQTFDAHIRVHTGESPYVCKQCGKICSSKGNLMAHMRSHTGEKPFMCLECGKCFTCKPTLAFHMKLHSRENSFNCHQCGMTFPDKRRLSWHLKRHLKINTRKKSFKCHDCGKSFRYKGNLKTHMRVHTGEKPFTCTQCGKSFSQKVTLDGHMRVHTGEKPFTCLKCKKRFAYKCDLKRHLQKGCGKTLSCSESGKTIRKRSNIKNVRHIQSEERPFSCDQCNKKIILPSHLQIHKKSQADVRPHLCSLCGKRFKWLGGLKWHQKIRICVKVRLRSCRS, via the exons ATGGACAGTGAAGACCTGAGGATTGAAGAAGTGTTCAGTttgaaacatgaagatactgaggaacagacaaagatggcgtttattaaagaggagagtgaagacatgaagattgaagaaacattcagagtgaaacatgaagaaactgaggaacaaacag aCCTGATGGGACTGAAAGAGGATGAAGAACTGAAAGAAATAGAAGAAAAAGGTCAATATAAGAGACATGATTTCATGGATGTAGAAAAATCCAcacaaactgaaacaaaaaaTCAGAAAACCGAATCTAACAGTGACTTGGCCTGCTCACATTGTGGAAGGAGTTTCACCCAAAAACATAAACTTGAAAtccacatgagaactcacactggagagaaccGTTTCACATGCCAACAGTGTGAGATGATTTTCACTGCAAAAGCAAGCCTTAATTACCACATgatgattcacactggagagaagccgttcacatgtcaacagtgtggaaaaagttgcATTTCAAAAGGAAATCTTCAAtcccacatgagagttcacagtGACGAGAAGCCGTTctcatgtgatcagtgtggaaagagtttccgAAGTAAAGTAACCCTTAATTACCACACgatgattcacactggagagaagccattcccatgtgatcagtgtggaaagagtttccgAAGTAATGTAACCCTTAATTCCCACACAACGAGAAAACACTCAG accTGATGGCTCTGAAAGGGGAGAATCAAGAACTAACAGACTGTGTATTAACTGATGTAGAGAAATCCGTTCAGACTGAAATGTCTTCACTAAATAAAGCACAGGAGACCAAATCTAAAAGTAACTTTACCTGCTCTcattgtggaaagagtttcaatgaAAAACATAACCTTAAATGCCACATGAAAGTTCACACCAGACATTTCacatgccaacagtgtggaGAGAGATTCGTTCACAAAGGAAGCCTTAATTCCCACATGacagttcacactggagagaagctgttcacatgtgaacggtgtggaaagagtttcaaaaaTAGAAAATCCCTTAATTCCCACATGCAGAGAGAACACCCAGGAGAGAATGGAGTAAACACTCTGAACCCTTTCACCTGCAAACACTGTGAGAAGATCTTCACATGTAAAGCACAACTTGATTCCCACATGAGAcgtcacactggagagaagcctttctcatgtgatcagtgtggaaagggcTTCATTCACAGAGGAAACCTTAATacccacatgagagttcacactggagagaagcctttcacatgtgatcagtgtgggactAGCTTCTCGCTCAAAGCAACTCTTAAGACTCACATGAGCATTCACACTGGGGAGAAGCCATTcaaatgtgatcagtgtggaaagagtttcagactTAAGCCAATTCTTGATTCGCACATGAAAAGTCACGGTGTTAAGAGTACTTACACCTGCAAagagtgtgggaagagcttctcatataaacaaacatttgatgCCCACATAAGAGTTCACACTGGTGAGAGCCCTTATGTCTGCAAACAGTGTGGGAAGATTTGCTCAAGCAAAGGAAATCTTATGGCTCACATGAGAAGtcacacaggagagaagccattcatgTGTCTTGAGTGTGGAAAATGTTTTACATGTAAACCAACCCTTGCTTTCCACATGAAGCTTCACTCTAGAGAGAACTCTTTTAATTGTCATCAGTGTGGAATGACTTTCCCAGACAAGAGACGTCTTAGCTGGCATTTAAAAAGGCACTTAAAAATTAACACGCGAAAGAAGTCTTTCAAGTGCCATgactgtggaaagagtttcagatatAAAGGAAACCTCAAGactcacatgagagttcacactggagagaaacctttcacctgcactcaatgtgggaagagtttcagtcaGAAAGTAACACTTGACggtcacatgagagttcacactggagagaaacctttcacaTGTCTTAAGTGTAAGAAGAGGTTCGCATATAAGTGTGACCTGAAACGTCATTTGCAAAAAGGTTGTGGAAAGACGCTGTCGTGCTCTGAGAGTGGAAAGACGATTAGAAAAAGGAGCAATATCAAAAATGTTCGACACATTCAATCTGAAGAAAGGCCATTTAGTTGTGATCagtgtaataaaaaaattattttgccaTCACACTTACAGATACACAAGAAAAGTCAGGCAGATGTGAGACCACATTTGTGTTCATTGTGTGGAAAGAGATTTAAATGGCTCGGCGGTTTAAAATGGCACCAGAAAATTCGTATCTGTGTGAAAGTAAGGCTGCGGTCATGCCGCAGCTGA